Genomic window (Rhodohalobacter sp. SW132):
GGCCTCCAACACCATTCAGGGTAAATCCGAACCCGAGCTGGATACCCGTACCGAACTCCACCGTAATGATGATGAGCATCGAGAATCCCCTCGAACCGTCGGGCATTTTAGTCGTGATCAGTCCGATCGCCTTGAGGGCGATCCAGTCGCTGAAAACCAACTCCAAGGCGCCCGCATACTCTTCGCGGTCGAAATCAAAGAATAGATACCCGCCGCCTTTCACCGGTCCGGCATCCACCGCAAGACCCACACCGTTGGGTGGTTTGAAGGTGAAGGTCAGGTTTAGGGGTCCCAGATTGCCACTTTGATCGTCGGGGAAATCAATTCCAAGTTGAGCTCCCATCCGTTCAACAACACCAGTGACAGGCCCAAGTTTTGTAGTAATGTCAACTGAGGTCTCAAAATTAATCGGAGAATCGTCAGTTGAGATGGTACCACCTAGGTGAAAAGTGTTTAACTGTATAACCCCTAAATCAATGTATGTAGGTATCGAAATTTCGATACCACCACTTCCGTGAAACTGCATACCTGTGCTTGGCTGCCATTGTCCTCCAAGATCAAAATCGCTTTCTAAATTAATTTCACCAAGGATGGATTGTATAAAACCATCTCCGGAAGAACTGCCTATTTGCAGTTTTGCCCCTTTTAGTTCTATTGTGGCAAAGGGTTCTAGTGCGGCTTTACTATCAGCATTTACAATAGAATTTATGCCGATCGTCAATCCGATTCGTTGTAATCCCAGTTCAAGTAGTCCCGGCTCTGCCAGCAATACTATTCGCCTATCCGGGTATTCTGCTTTAAACCCGCCGCTGACATCCATTTCTACCGACCCCGACAGGAGATCGAAATCGACGTTCAGGGGAGGTGCCAACTGAATGGATAAGCCAGAATTAAAACGGGCAGCAACTTTTAATACCAGAGACCATAAATCACTTAGTCGATATGTTTGCTCAAAATCTTCGACTGCTGGTAATCGTAACCTGGCATCGAGCCCCGGTGGTGATTTCGAACTAAGTACAGACAATCTGAATAGATAGGCTTCTAAAAACGGATCTAACCCTGACGTTTCTACAATTATAGAATCTACATCGGTTTTTTCGAGGAAATTTTTAATTCTAGGAAATAACTGAGAGCCATCAAAATCAGGTTTGCCGAAATCAAATACATCTATCATGTAATTTTCCGGATCCGAAACCAGTGTTTTAATATTATCGAAGTTTATAGCCCGATGCTGATACGGGGGTTGCAAGGAATCTGAACTATTAGGTTCTACTTTGTAATCATCTATTAATCCCAGTACTCCGAGTGTAGCTACGGTTCCACTTGATTTTGTTTTGAAGTATTCGATAATCAGAAAATCCAGTAGTCGGCGAGCCAGATGTTCCGTAAATGCCGAGAGTTGATTTTTCTCATCCGTTGAAAGACCACTCGATGATGAAATTGAGTCAATAGAATCGGCAAATTTATCTATTGAACTAATGATATCTGCAAATGTGTTGGTAAGCTTCATAGATGTGATTAACATCTGCTCGGTATCCTCATCATCTATTGCATTCACCAACGTTTCTATATCGTCAGGTAAGCTCGATAAACTGGCAGCCATGTTACTACTTTCTGAAATAACAGGGGATGCCTCTGCGATAACGGGCGGGAGTTGTAAGCCGAGTTCGGAAATCAGACCAACAAATCCTGCTTCTTCCAGTCTATTTTTTAATGGCAGTAGCGAGATTCCTAATTCGCGTGCCAATATTGATAGTGTACTTGTTTCGGACACAATATAACTCCCGTCATGGATTGATTTAGAAACTAATCCTGTAGGTTTAGCGAACTCAAACGATTCCCCACTAATGAGCAAACAAATGAGGCATGACGTGTGATATCACTTTTTAGTGATTCACTGCCATATTTTTTAAGTACTTCAAAAAACCTGTCAAAGCCTTTTCTTACATCTCTGGTGCTCAGATTTTTTGGTAATTTGGTATTCGGATTCTGTGCGGTTCTAAGCAGGTACTGTACGAAGCTTGGTCCCATGCACCGTTGCCAGATAGTGGCTACGCGTTTGTTTGTGGAGATAAGATGGAAGATTTCATCGAAATGAATACTTATCAAGGCTGACAGTAATACACCTTTTTTACTTTCATTCAATCTTACATTAAGTAAGTGCAATGCTTTTTTGAAATCGGTGTAAGGCCAATTAAATAAACCACTCATAGCATAGACAGGACTTTCGAGTATCGGTGCAGATGGTCCACCACCTCCACCACCTCCTCCACCTCCTCCACCCGGTGGAGAAATCGTTTCGGTAACAGCATTTAAAGAATTTAAAATACCTTTGCCCCACACCGGGGATGGCATATCAGAGTCACTGAGTCCCGATGGAATTTTTGCCCCGTTTTCTAAAAATCGGCGGATAAGGCGAAAACTAATTTCTGAATTTTTTTGAAGCATGAGGGCAACGGTTCCAGTGACGTGGGGAGCGGCCATGCTCGTGCCTCTTTTATCAATATAAAACGAATAGCAACAGTCAGAACAAATGCCGCCGCTTTCTAAAATTTTGGGTGCTGCAATAGCTATACCTGGCGCAGTAATATCCGGCTTCTGCCGCCCGTCGATTGTAGGACCACGAGAAGAAAAATCGGCAATGTCACCCGATTCATGGTTGTAAGCTGCGACGGTAATAATATTAGCCCCGGTACCCGGCATCGTCAGGGTTGTACTTTTATCCCGATCGGCTTCAACAAAGAAGGGGACTTTATCACCAGTATCACCAATCCAACAATGAACATCAGTTTCATTTCCAGATGTTTCCTCCAATTCAATCTCCCAGTTACCGGCCAGAATATTCCCACTTCCAGGAGGCAGCATTCTGATATCAACACTATGCATATTCCGGGGATCACCAAATACATCCTGTCCCGGTGGCCGGTTCAATTGGGAGTTAACCACTACATTTGTACCATCCGGAAAATTCAAAGTCAAGGTATTTCCTGGAGAAACAGGCCCCTCAGTGTTGCCGTTGCGATCGGTTAATGAAAAATCCAACCGTCCCGCACCAGAATACCATATTCCCATAGAATTAGCGTCCGTATCACCCGCGGGAACTGTAAATGTCCAGCTTTCAGAATCATTCGCTGCAACCGTTACTGATGCATGACGCTTATCATTTGCTGAATTTCCAGCTGATTTGACTACTGCACGTCCTTCAGTTCCACCCAGTTCATTATCAATACGCTGTTCATCAGCACGTGTCCCGTCGTGTGAACCAATTGCACCACCATCAAAATTACTCCCGAGACTGATATTAATGACACATGGCGTCGTATCTGCTACGGCAAATATATATGATACTGCATCAGCAATTCCCGACGTGTTACTTGCTTTGACTACAATGATATCGGCTTTTGGAGCAAGTCCGACATACGTATCGCCACCGCGGCAATTCCCTGGTTGTGAACCATCACCCGCCGCAATCCCAGCTACATGAGTTCCGTGCCCACTTGGATCGCCATTTGAATTAGAATCACGATGGCGTACTGTCGTCCCGGAAACGGACGAAGTTCCTCCTTCATTTGTATCGATAGTAAAATCAATATCGTCGCTCGTGTATTCGACACCACTGGCACCTGAAATTTCACTGGGTGCCGATTCTTCTGATTGTGCTGTTAATGACTGATCCCAGATTCTTAAGATTCGTGTTTTACCATCATCGTCACGAAACGATTTATGCATAAAATCAATACCGGTATCGATGATACCTACAATAATGCCTTCACCTGTAAGACTGGGATCCATATTATGCACCTGATCGGCTTGAACTGCAGGTACACTACCGTCGAGCTCAGTCTTGATGGGGTAAGAAAGATCTATCTTCTCAACAATTTCCAGACGTGCCAAATCAATAACCTTATCCAGGACAATTTTACCTGAAACTACACCTTGTGCATCTACCCCAACTTGCAGACCGACCGCTTTAAGCGCATTAATGTCACCTGTATATACTACCATGACATTCAGAATATTTTCTTTCACCTCACCACCGGATGTCATCCCCATTAGTTCGAGAATAATACCGGTGTCCAATTTTTTCCGAACATCATGTTCAATTGAATTCGGATCAAAATCCGTCATCGCATTCCCTTTATTGATCAGTTAGTATCAGCGCAGTATTTACACATATACGAAATAGCTGTTTACCCCAAGAATTATTTGGCAGTTGATAATTAGTTGCCATTAAACAGACGATCTAATTGATTTAAATCATCTATTACAATAATAAAAGCTTAACTAAATATTTAACTCATCTCAATCCCCAAAAATGGTGATTTTCAATTCAAAGAGAGATTATTTTCGAAGCTTTTTTGATGAGCTCAGCCGTATTTTTGACCCTGAATTTTTTGATCAGATTTTTTCGGTGAGAGACAACAGTATGCTGGCTTAAATAGAGCTTTTTGGCTATTTGCTTGGATGATAATCCGCATGCAATCAGTTTCAGTACCTGTTTTTCTCGATCAGTAACATCATTTGCAACTCCATTGCCATCCGCCCCGGAATCATTCGGCTGTGAAATGTCCAAATAACTGTTGATCAGCTCCCGCTCCGTATTATCATATAGCAGGTTCAGGGCTATCCGTTTTTCCGCATACCGTTTGTGGTAAATTTCATGTTTAACACTGATCCACTCGCCGCCGGGTTTTTTAATATGGTAGGCAAAACTGTATGTACCCGGCCGGGCGAAATCCCCGAAAATGGCAATGTTGAGCTTCTGGCTGACCACCAAACGTTCTTTCGGTTTCAGCAGCGAGTACCAGAAATCCCAGCCCGATTCGATCAGCGTTTCCGGACGATAGCCCAGCACTTGCTTGACTGATTTACTGCAATATTCAAACTTTTGCTTTTCTATATTAAATAAGCTAATAACCATCCTGCTGAATTCACTGCAGACGTCATGAAGTTCAGTAACGTTTGCGTTGTATTTCTCCTTAACTGAATTATTCATCTCAAAATCTATTTATTGCTGACTGATGGTAATTTATTCCATTTAGGGTAAGTAGTCAGTAAGATGATCTATAGATAGCGTATTTCTATGCACCTATTAACAAGAGTATTTTTTCAGTCAAAATGCTACAAATACATATGTTACAGGAGTTTAATTTTAATTCTCTATCCTGCTAAGCTACAATTCACCTTTATTTAAGTAGAATGATCTCTAATATTAAATAAGGTGATATTTAAAGAAATAACTTACAAATATAAATTTAAAAACATCAGGATCATGAATAATCAACTCATGACTTAAAATTAGCCTCACGCCAGAGCGCCTATAATTATAAGATGAAGCTTATACAATTTCTAATGTTATAAAACGATTGGTAAAGTACAACCCGTTCGCCGAAAACATGCCATAGATGGGGTTCGAGTTGAACCGGCCTGTGTGTGCCCGACAGAGGTGTCTTTGGCTTACGCTAATGGTTGCCATTCCATTTAAGGGTGGAAGTCACTTGTTGGTCACGCTGGAGAGCAGGAAGCCATTATTCGCCAGTTGCTGATAGAGCTTCTTTGAGTTTAGCCAGTCTGCCTCGAAAGAAAGGCCATGCCAAAGGAGGTGATGATGCAACTCCTGCGGGATGGGTCAGCATCAAGTGAAATATCTAATAGGTAGTAAGATAATAACATAACTAGTCAAGTAAAGGCTGGAAAGCCAAATTCCGATTATCAAAGAACTGCGCTTTTCGTTTAGAACAATGTATCCACCCGACCAACTACATCTTGAATGTAGCCGGCCGTTTGGCTATGGCTGAGTGAAGTTCTGAGGATAGAGAGATCGTACGTCGTTGTATTTGGTCTGCAGGATGTAGGCCAACACGTGGGTGAGCCACTGCGTGGGGTTTACCCCATGCAGCTTACACGTTCCCAGCATCGAGTAGACCATGGCGGCTCGCCGGGCCCCTTTGTGCGATCCGGCAAACAGGTAGTTTTTTCTGCCCAGCGCCAGCGGACGGATGGCATTCTCCACCAGGTTGTTATCTATTTCCAGCAGCCCGTCATGCAAATACTCGCTGAGCTTATCCCACCGCTTGGCGCTATAGGCCATGGCTTTACCGATCTGGCTTTTGGGCAATACCCTTTTTACCTCCTCGTGAATCCACGATCCCAGCGTATTGATAATGGGAAGCGACTGCTCCAGGCGCAACTTTTTACGCTCGTCCGGCGAGAGTCCTTCTTCGCGGGCCTGCTGCTCGGTCGCGTATAGATCCTGAATCCAGCTCAGCGCGGTCTCGGCACGCTCGCGATCATTGTCCAGTGCGCGTTCAAATTCCCGCCGGGCATGCGCCCAGCACGCCAGATGTACCACGCCCTTGCGCTGGCCAACCTCCTCATAGGCGACATAGCCATCGGTCTGCAGGTATCCGGTAAACCCATCCAGCAGTCGTTTAGGGGCGGGCGCCCCGCGGGTCGGCTGATAGTCAAACAGCACTGTTT
Coding sequences:
- a CDS encoding DUF6603 domain-containing protein, with the translated sequence MARELGISLLPLKNRLEEAGFVGLISELGLQLPPVIAEASPVISESSNMAASLSSLPDDIETLVNAIDDEDTEQMLITSMKLTNTFADIISSIDKFADSIDSISSSSGLSTDEKNQLSAFTEHLARRLLDFLIIEYFKTKSSGTVATLGVLGLIDDYKVEPNSSDSLQPPYQHRAINFDNIKTLVSDPENYMIDVFDFGKPDFDGSQLFPRIKNFLEKTDVDSIIVETSGLDPFLEAYLFRLSVLSSKSPPGLDARLRLPAVEDFEQTYRLSDLWSLVLKVAARFNSGLSIQLAPPLNVDFDLLSGSVEMDVSGGFKAEYPDRRIVLLAEPGLLELGLQRIGLTIGINSIVNADSKAALEPFATIELKGAKLQIGSSSGDGFIQSILGEINLESDFDLGGQWQPSTGMQFHGSGGIEISIPTYIDLGVIQLNTFHLGGTISTDDSPINFETSVDITTKLGPVTGVVERMGAQLGIDFPDDQSGNLGPLNLTFTFKPPNGVGLAVDAGPVKGGGYLFFDFDREEYAGALELVFSDWIALKAIGLITTKMPDGSRGFSMLIIITVEFGTGIQLGFGFTLNGVGGLLGINRIVSIESLKDGIRTGSVESIMFPKDVVENAPRIISDLRKFFPPQNDAFLVGPMAKIGWGTPTLIDISIGIILELPNVDITILGVVKVILPDEKADVLRLQVNFIGRIEPSNERLWFYAVLFDSRVLFITLEGGMGLLVNWGNNANFVVSVGGFHPRYKPPPLPFPEPTRISAIILNESNAKVRIDAYFAVTSNTVQFGARAELFFGVSEFKIEGFLAFDALFQFDPFFFSFSLSISLSVKVFGVGMFSVGFSGILEGPTPWYIEGKGKISLLFFKIKVPFSHTWGKDEDTKLDPIAVFPLIEKELNALTNWEAWLPESSSTLVSLRELGESFEDQLVLHPIGTLRISQRKVPLNFNMDKVGNQRPSDVNKLKLKAAVNGGGNMVVSDIEEQFAIGQYKDIEDSGRLSSAAFEPLNGGVEVAVEGEQIKTSQAVKRVIRYESIIIDSYYKRFIKPFFSFFANGFSFLHEALHQHFLAGSAVRKSVLSNQHKKRMQPFDEVIEVKPHEYSVAFNTDNKPMGENGTVKSFTSQAKAKEFMEQKIHNDAKFADQLHVIPNTEINTAA
- a CDS encoding S8 family peptidase, whose translation is MTDFDPNSIEHDVRKKLDTGIILELMGMTSGGEVKENILNVMVVYTGDINALKAVGLQVGVDAQGVVSGKIVLDKVIDLARLEIVEKIDLSYPIKTELDGSVPAVQADQVHNMDPSLTGEGIIVGIIDTGIDFMHKSFRDDDGKTRILRIWDQSLTAQSEESAPSEISGASGVEYTSDDIDFTIDTNEGGTSSVSGTTVRHRDSNSNGDPSGHGTHVAGIAAGDGSQPGNCRGGDTYVGLAPKADIIVVKASNTSGIADAVSYIFAVADTTPCVINISLGSNFDGGAIGSHDGTRADEQRIDNELGGTEGRAVVKSAGNSANDKRHASVTVAANDSESWTFTVPAGDTDANSMGIWYSGAGRLDFSLTDRNGNTEGPVSPGNTLTLNFPDGTNVVVNSQLNRPPGQDVFGDPRNMHSVDIRMLPPGSGNILAGNWEIELEETSGNETDVHCWIGDTGDKVPFFVEADRDKSTTLTMPGTGANIITVAAYNHESGDIADFSSRGPTIDGRQKPDITAPGIAIAAPKILESGGICSDCCYSFYIDKRGTSMAAPHVTGTVALMLQKNSEISFRLIRRFLENGAKIPSGLSDSDMPSPVWGKGILNSLNAVTETISPPGGGGGGGGGGGGPSAPILESPVYAMSGLFNWPYTDFKKALHLLNVRLNESKKGVLLSALISIHFDEIFHLISTNKRVATIWQRCMGPSFVQYLLRTAQNPNTKLPKNLSTRDVRKGFDRFFEVLKKYGSESLKSDITRHASFVCSLVGNRLSSLNLQD
- a CDS encoding LuxR C-terminal-related transcriptional regulator, whose amino-acid sequence is MNNSVKEKYNANVTELHDVCSEFSRMVISLFNIEKQKFEYCSKSVKQVLGYRPETLIESGWDFWYSLLKPKERLVVSQKLNIAIFGDFARPGTYSFAYHIKKPGGEWISVKHEIYHKRYAEKRIALNLLYDNTERELINSYLDISQPNDSGADGNGVANDVTDREKQVLKLIACGLSSKQIAKKLYLSQHTVVSHRKNLIKKFRVKNTAELIKKASKIISL